Proteins from a genomic interval of Quercus robur chromosome 9, dhQueRobu3.1, whole genome shotgun sequence:
- the LOC126700765 gene encoding receptor-like protein EIX2, translating into MTVITFTGGSSLKLLQAIVFLMLLLHLRPALGFISSVGDADSDNIRCLDGERQALLKPKKGFLVAYGNLSSWGSGDETKHCCNWKGVHCSNQTGHVLELRLGFSYLGGVISEAKFSNLSKLRHLQLSDNSLTLEFDFNWAPPFQLDEIYLRSCKLGPTFPNWILTQSNVTTIDISHAEISDTIPTEWFSNLPPKLVLLNLSCNQVHGLLPNVSKMPLNAHTIDLNANHLEGPLPLFSTNLSSLSLSKNQFSGSLTPLCKINGGLLGFLDLSDNLFSGALPNCFMHWPNLFILNLAGNNLSGEVPSSLGLLSMLVTLSLRNNNFSGDFPLSLKNCSSLKFMDLGNNKFSGKVPAWIVEGLPQLIVLILRSNKFNGSIPWHICQLKSGTIPQCLNNFTAMAHKGKSSSNLFDGDYLGTAGGYVCMGIYVDSAMVVLKGSEYEYGKLPSEISSLLELVVLNVSKNNLIGEIPQMISQLKQLESLDMSWNRFSREIPSSMSELQFLSHLDLPYNNLSGKIPSSTQLQGFDATHFIGNWALCGLPITQKCPSEETPSQSEPTDDGSKDVEKDKDEFKKWFYAGAGLGYIVSFWSVCGSLLLKQSWRHAYFLLLDSLKDWIYATMVVNKARLWKKFQNQG; encoded by the exons ATGACAGTGATCACGTTCACGGGTGGAAGTTCCCTTAAACTTCTTCAGGCAATTGTATTTTTAATGCTTTTATTGCATTTGAGACCAGCACTGGGATTCATTTCAAGTGTTGGAGATGCTGACAGTGACAACATCAGGTGCCTAGATGGGGAGAGACAAGCACTTCTTAAGCCCAAAAAAGGCTTTCTTGTTGCCTACGGCAACCTCTCTTCTTGGGGGAGCGGAGATGAAACTAAGCATTGCTGCAATTGGAAAGGAGTTCACTGCAGCAACCAAACAGGCCATGTACTTGAGCTAAGGCTTGGTTTTTCTTATTTGGGAG GCGTCATATCTgaagcaaaattttcaaatctttcCAAATTACGGCACTTGCAGTTATCTGATAATTCTCTTACTCTTGAATTCGACTTCAATTGGGCTCCCCCTTTCCAACTGGATGAAATTTACTTGAGATCTTGCAAGTTGGGGCCTACATTTCCAAATTGGATCCTAACCCAAAGCAATGTTACTACCATTGATATCTCCCATGCTGAAATTTCTGATACCATCCCAACAGAGTGGTTTTCGAACTTGCCTCCTAAATTAGTACTTTTAAATCTTTCTTGCAACCAAGTACATGGTCTGCTACCTAATGTGTCGAAGATGCCTTTGAATGCTCATACAATTGATTTGAATGCTAACCATTTAGAGGGGCCATTGCCACTTTTTTCAACTAATCTCAGCTCCTTGAGTCTTtctaaaaatcaattttctGGTTCACTTACACCTCTTTGTAAAATCAATGGTGGGTTGTTGGGTTTCCTAGACCTATCTGATAACCTATTTTCTGGAGCACTTCCAAATTGTTTTATGCATTGGCCTAAcctatttattttgaatttggctgGCAACAATTTGTCTGGTGAGGTTCCAAGCTCTTTGGGCTTGTTGTCGATGCTCGTAACATTGAGTCTACGTAATAACAATTTCTCAGGAGATTTTCctttatccttaaaaaattgCAGCTCCTTGAAATTTATGGACTTGGGAAACAATAAATTCTCTGGAAAAGTACCAGCATGGATTGTCGAAGGCTTGCCacaattgattgttcttatattaCGTTCTAATAAGTTCAATGGAAGCATACCATGGCATATATGTCAGTTGAAATCTGGAACTATACCACAGTGCCTCAATAATTTCACTGCCATGGCTCACAAAGGGAAATCTTCCAGTAATCTCTTTGATGGTGATTACCTTGGCACAGCTGGAGGCTATGTTTGTATGGGAATATATGTTGACAGTGCAATGGTTGTACTAAAAGGGAGTGAGTATGAGTATG GAAAACTTCCTAGTGAAATCTCGAGCCTTTTGGAGTTGGTTGTACTGAACGTATCCAAAAACAACTTAATTGGAGAAATTCCTCAAATGATTAGTCAGTTGAAGCAGCTAGAATCACTTGATATGTCATGGAATCGGTTTTCAAGAGAAATCCCATCTAGTATGTCAGAGTTACAATTTTTGAGCCACTTGGACCTACCTTACAACAATTTATCTGGGAAAATTCCTTCAAGCACTCAACTCCAAGGCTTTGATGCAACTCATTTTATTGGGAATTGGGCACTTTGTGGGCTTCCAATCACACAAAAGTGCCCAAGTGAAGAAACACCATCCCAAAGTGAGCCAACTGACGATGGTAGTAAAGATGTCGAAAAGGACAAAGATGAATTCAAAAAATGGTTTTATGCTGGAGCAGGACTTGGATATATTGTGAGTTTTTGGAGTGTGTGCGGCTCTTTGCTTTTAAAGCAGTCATGGAGACATGCCTATTTCTTGTTATTGGACAGCCTGAAGGATTGGATCTACGCAACAATGGTAGTGAACAAGGCAAGATTGTGGAAGAAGTTTCAGAACCAGGGGTGA